In Brevinematales bacterium, one DNA window encodes the following:
- a CDS encoding tetratricopeptide repeat protein, producing MGNGFLGFGNQTLLILLLIAALILGGFLIFFKVLVYLSKQKKINISEDLLKKGQFEEVLRVLKDIIKSNSGTYLQMHYIAQAYEGLGNIEKAIDYYEKCVVRMPLTESDFKDVLFMKIARLYYRIGKFQESLGFFESVVSKKTTSRYVYYEISLVLFELEKYSAVEKNLETYLRFAPGDVNAMLLQGKTFYSMHSFQKAAGVLQTIIPELGKISVEKGHDCKLYLGLAYYHLKKYPQSIEQFESLTADGSSIAEYFFEYFSALCYSDQIDSAAKLLSDNSPALDNTVRHESLYLIGTLLWRKKLYRKAVTYWKILNNENPEFKDIGELKKKYSPLVESQVFDFLYTDDESVEKNIRAALTIPKDNFIIKRENYWIIYDQTRCFILNRTISPFTSTDMDDCASQIQENRLSNNDCTLLSYLYVDEQSRQMKVFNQMESFAEKRFLNFFFDKMAAVAAPESDL from the coding sequence ATGGGGAACGGGTTTTTAGGCTTTGGAAACCAGACACTTTTAATCCTTTTACTAATCGCGGCGCTCATTCTGGGGGGATTCCTGATCTTTTTTAAAGTTCTCGTGTACCTTTCCAAGCAGAAGAAAATCAATATCAGCGAGGACTTATTGAAGAAGGGGCAATTCGAGGAAGTCCTCCGGGTACTGAAGGATATTATTAAGTCCAATAGCGGCACTTATCTCCAGATGCATTATATCGCGCAGGCATACGAGGGATTAGGGAATATCGAAAAAGCAATCGATTATTACGAGAAGTGCGTCGTGCGGATGCCGTTGACGGAATCCGACTTCAAGGACGTTCTATTTATGAAGATCGCGCGCCTGTATTACCGTATCGGGAAGTTCCAGGAATCGCTCGGATTTTTTGAAAGCGTCGTATCCAAAAAAACCACGTCGAGATATGTTTATTACGAAATCTCCCTCGTCCTGTTCGAACTTGAGAAATATTCCGCCGTTGAGAAAAATCTTGAAACCTACCTGCGTTTCGCGCCGGGGGATGTCAACGCGATGCTGCTTCAGGGCAAAACCTTCTATTCTATGCATTCGTTTCAGAAAGCGGCGGGTGTTTTGCAGACGATAATCCCGGAGTTGGGAAAGATCAGCGTGGAAAAGGGGCATGATTGCAAACTGTATCTCGGACTGGCATATTACCATCTTAAAAAATACCCGCAATCCATAGAACAATTCGAATCCCTGACCGCGGACGGTTCGAGTATCGCGGAGTACTTTTTCGAATACTTCTCCGCGCTCTGTTACTCTGACCAGATCGATAGCGCCGCGAAATTATTGAGTGATAATTCTCCCGCGCTTGATAATACTGTCCGGCATGAATCCCTCTATTTAATCGGGACGCTGCTATGGAGAAAGAAACTTTACCGTAAAGCCGTCACCTATTGGAAAATACTCAATAATGAAAATCCTGAGTTTAAGGATATAGGCGAATTGAAGAAAAAATACTCGCCTCTGGTGGAATCCCAAGTGTTCGATTTTCTATATACCGACGATGAGAGTGTAGAAAAAAACATCAGAGCCGCCCTCACTATCCCGAAGGATAATTTTATCATAAAACGGGAAAATTATTGGATTATATACGACCAGACACGCTGTTTTATTCTCAACCGCACAATCTCCCCCTTTACCTCTACTGATATGGACGACTGCGCTTCCCAGATACAGGAGAACCGGCTATCGAATAATGACTGTACGCTTCTATCGTATCTTTATGTGGACGAGCAGAGCAGGCAGATGAAGGTATTTAATCAGATGGAATCGTTCGCCGAGAAACGGTTTTTAAATTTCTTTTTTGATAAAATGGCCGCGGTCGCAGCGCCCGAATCCGACCTATAG
- a CDS encoding class I SAM-dependent methyltransferase encodes MPVKCEVCTAAMNEWEIGHGNILYRCPECGHIRRDLSVCRAGARDHAYGGSESYDRLRNNLTFKRMMRLLKKHRIDPKIVFELGFGGGLILRKFLDKGMDVSGVERNMLEIEIDAGVRKLGTLYFAEAEKFDFPRDSFDLVYGIHLVEHLDDPSKVFDGSYRALRKGGMLYLMTPAGDSTGLRRYGDAWWNLEDPTHLRFFSADSITRALGKSGFTRITVRRPIWDSMTLEINSLLRRGKHDEKKGVLNGKLSPLVHIALLPWALSARALSPKFRSSLEVVAFKE; translated from the coding sequence ATGCCTGTGAAATGTGAAGTCTGTACGGCCGCGATGAACGAATGGGAGATCGGGCATGGGAATATCCTGTACCGTTGCCCCGAATGCGGGCATATCCGCCGGGACCTATCGGTCTGCCGCGCGGGCGCGCGGGATCATGCCTACGGCGGGAGCGAGTCCTACGACCGTCTCAGGAATAACCTTACATTCAAACGGATGATGCGCCTTCTGAAAAAACACCGCATCGATCCGAAAATTGTATTCGAACTGGGCTTCGGGGGCGGCCTCATCCTGCGGAAGTTCCTCGATAAGGGGATGGACGTATCCGGGGTGGAACGTAATATGCTCGAGATTGAGATCGACGCGGGCGTGAGGAAGCTGGGGACTCTCTACTTCGCGGAGGCGGAAAAGTTCGACTTCCCGCGCGACAGCTTCGATCTTGTCTACGGTATCCACCTCGTCGAGCATCTGGACGATCCGTCGAAAGTCTTTGACGGGAGTTACCGCGCGCTGCGGAAGGGGGGAATGCTGTACCTGATGACCCCGGCTGGGGATTCTACCGGCCTGCGGCGTTACGGCGACGCGTGGTGGAATCTCGAAGACCCCACACATCTGCGCTTCTTCTCCGCGGATTCGATAACGCGCGCGCTCGGGAAGTCCGGGTTCACGCGCATCACAGTCCGCCGCCCGATATGGGACAGCATGACCCTCGAGATCAATAGTCTCCTGCGGCGGGGGAAGCACGACGAGAAAAAGGGGGTGCTGAACGGCAAACTTTCCCCGCTCGTTCATATCGCGCTGCTCCCGTGGGCGCTTTCCGCGAGGGCGTTATCCCCGAAGTTCCGCTCGTCGCTCGAGGTGGTCGCGTTCAAGGAATGA